One region of Streptomyces sp. NBC_00442 genomic DNA includes:
- a CDS encoding MAB_1171c family putative transporter, translating into MTALDLAGYLIAGLMTAVALWRMPAALWGDEEDKRRRALWGCYAGFAVALWTKTKVVRIGLNNSPVVDLAVLIKHYTATIAILAILSYIVAIYGHFPEGGVIPRHVRFARLIQQVAAKASVATLILLTVLFFTVVDRSYASDRFVSDHAGQWGATLYMSVFYLYLGAASAVCAYQWALATAGADARHLRVGLGMMTFAMFIGVGYTVSRTLFMWVSVVDRPSPAFALQFDEVTEAAQVVLFAFFALGASLPAFSKGWRRVRLWRAQARLHPLWRELMTAFPDQPFEPPASLVRELTRFGTPADLRIDRWAADIADAVEKLRHYVPDALLPAAQQAAARAVPQARDAGPLAEAYWIKAALTAKNDGAPAGSAAAVETNHATDQDGEVARLVRVAAAFRTVGGERARGVLDSLEKTA; encoded by the coding sequence GTGACCGCGCTGGACCTTGCCGGCTATCTCATAGCCGGCCTGATGACCGCCGTCGCCCTGTGGCGGATGCCCGCAGCACTGTGGGGCGACGAGGAGGACAAACGCAGACGCGCCCTGTGGGGCTGCTACGCCGGCTTCGCCGTCGCCCTGTGGACCAAGACGAAGGTCGTACGCATCGGGCTCAACAACAGCCCCGTGGTCGACCTCGCGGTGCTGATCAAGCACTACACGGCGACGATCGCGATCCTGGCGATCCTCAGCTACATCGTGGCCATCTACGGCCACTTCCCGGAGGGCGGGGTCATCCCGCGCCACGTCCGGTTCGCCCGCCTGATCCAGCAGGTGGCCGCCAAGGCCTCCGTCGCCACGCTGATCCTGCTGACCGTGCTCTTCTTCACGGTGGTCGACCGCTCGTACGCCTCGGACCGCTTCGTCTCCGACCACGCCGGCCAGTGGGGGGCCACGCTCTACATGAGCGTGTTCTACCTGTACTTGGGGGCCGCCTCCGCCGTCTGCGCCTACCAGTGGGCGCTGGCCACCGCGGGCGCGGACGCCCGTCACCTTCGGGTCGGGCTCGGCATGATGACGTTCGCGATGTTCATCGGCGTCGGCTACACCGTCAGCCGCACCCTGTTCATGTGGGTCAGCGTCGTCGATCGGCCGAGCCCCGCCTTCGCCCTGCAGTTCGACGAGGTCACCGAGGCCGCGCAGGTCGTCCTGTTCGCGTTCTTCGCCCTGGGCGCCTCCCTGCCCGCGTTCAGCAAGGGCTGGCGCCGGGTGCGGTTGTGGCGTGCGCAGGCCCGGCTCCATCCGCTGTGGCGGGAGCTCATGACCGCCTTCCCCGACCAGCCCTTCGAGCCGCCCGCCTCACTCGTCCGCGAGTTGACCCGCTTCGGCACTCCCGCCGACCTGAGGATCGACCGCTGGGCCGCCGACATCGCGGACGCGGTCGAGAAGCTGCGCCACTACGTGCCGGACGCGCTGCTGCCCGCGGCCCAGCAGGCCGCCGCACGTGCTGTTCCGCAGGCACGGGACGCGGGGCCGCTGGCCGAGGCGTACTGGATCAAGGCGGCGCTCACCGCCAAGAACGACGGGGCACCTGCGGGCAGCGCCGCCGCCGTCGAAACCAACCACGCCACCGACCAGGACGGCGAAGTAGCCCGGCTGGTGCGGGTGGCCGCCGCCTTCCGGACCGTCGGCGGCGAACGTGCCCGCGGCGTCCTGGACTCCCTGGAGAAGACCGCGTGA
- a CDS encoding helix-turn-helix transcriptional regulator — protein MTAGQEISAWRPRVAGVVEVFHARFTEHSYPMHVHDSWTLLIVDDGAVRYDLDRHEHGTPGDAVTLLPPDVPHNGSPATVHGFRKRVVYLERTQLDDSLIAPAVDGPDVVDAVLRRRVGQLHTALAHRGEELEAESRLALIAERLRGHLSPRLVTGPRPQGRSLARRLRELLDARVVEGVGLEEAARLVHAHPTHLVRAFTAEFGIAPHQYLTSLRVDRARGLLLDGRAPGDVARATGFYDQSHLTRHFKRVVGTAPGRYARGGPA, from the coding sequence ATGACGGCAGGACAGGAGATCTCCGCTTGGCGCCCCCGGGTCGCGGGGGTCGTGGAGGTCTTCCACGCCCGGTTCACCGAGCACTCCTACCCCATGCACGTCCACGACAGCTGGACGCTGCTGATCGTCGACGACGGCGCCGTCCGCTACGACCTGGACCGCCACGAACACGGCACTCCGGGGGACGCCGTGACCCTGCTGCCTCCCGACGTTCCGCACAACGGGTCCCCGGCGACCGTCCACGGCTTCCGCAAGCGCGTGGTCTATCTGGAGCGCACCCAGCTCGACGACAGTCTCATCGCCCCGGCGGTCGACGGCCCCGATGTGGTGGACGCCGTACTGCGGCGCAGGGTCGGGCAGTTGCACACGGCCCTCGCACACCGGGGCGAGGAACTGGAGGCCGAGAGCAGACTCGCGCTCATCGCCGAGCGGCTGCGGGGCCATCTGAGTCCCCGGTTGGTGACCGGCCCGCGGCCGCAGGGCCGCTCCCTCGCGCGGCGGCTGCGCGAGCTCCTCGACGCCCGCGTCGTCGAGGGGGTGGGCCTTGAGGAGGCCGCCCGGCTGGTGCACGCGCACCCCACGCATCTGGTGCGCGCCTTCACCGCGGAGTTCGGCATCGCGCCGCACCAGTACCTGACATCGCTCCGGGTCGACAGGGCCCGCGGGCTGCTGCTCGACGGGCGGGCGCCCGGAGACGTGGCTCGGGCGACCGGCTTCTACGACCAGTCCCATCTGACCCGCCACTTCAAGCGGGTGGTGGGCACCGCGCCGGGCCGCTACGCCCGCGGCGGACCCGCCTGA
- a CDS encoding D-alanyl-D-alanine carboxypeptidase, with protein MNQKNDAKADEVFDTADVAGEPADGAAPRTAPTGTSVSGTSAPTAAESAAPPAAAASGTHESRTRREAPEERAERAAPVHAEKPERHTSHEHPVDDVAGKDSEDPGAPKDPEDHPGSGDAKDRRGEPDREADEADEADEADEAPHTSATPGASEAPRAPRASEAPGAPATSVAPGAADASAEPGPDADGNGDTGTAPAPAPAPKAVAEGRGTPPARAARKETESERTSEFVALKPDLPAASAAGPAARRPAPSWSDAWSASTAGEAPEESERTREFGAPASAGDDRTMALARPAAPAVNAPAVNAPPVAAPAVAAPTDASGPGGPAGPPPPLDLLAQLTNTPPKPETPARTAARRVKIWGTLVVLLAIVVVAVQALRPLPTPTLKLTGASNHTADGGALSLPWPTEGQAVVDINGLGRMGSYGEMKPLPIGSVAKVMTTYLVLRDHPLKPGDKGPLVPVDQKAQDDYTNGVTEKESVVEVKTGQQVSELEALQAVMLPSANNVARLLARWDASTEEAFIKKMNDTAKSFGMTNTTYTDASGLKESTVSTAEDQVTLAKRAMADPVFRQIAKLPSYTSTTTSGGSTVETARTQHNFNKLVPLYGVVGIKTGSTTKAGGNLLFAAETPVGDTRQLVVGAVFGQHKPSIIETATAASKSLILAADKALRNETVIKKGDVVGQVEDGLGDTVPVVADKDLAVPVWAGASVGIKLTDGGKKLPHTAKAGTVVGTLSVGGGIGEVNVPVSLKGDLSEPSLGAKVTRLN; from the coding sequence ATGAACCAGAAGAACGACGCGAAGGCTGACGAGGTCTTCGACACGGCGGACGTGGCCGGTGAGCCCGCCGACGGGGCCGCACCCCGGACAGCGCCAACGGGGACCTCGGTCTCCGGCACATCGGCTCCCACGGCGGCCGAGTCCGCGGCACCCCCCGCGGCAGCCGCTTCCGGGACGCACGAATCCCGAACGCGTCGCGAGGCTCCCGAGGAGCGGGCCGAGCGGGCCGCGCCGGTGCACGCCGAGAAGCCTGAGCGGCACACGAGCCACGAACACCCCGTGGACGACGTGGCCGGGAAGGACTCCGAGGACCCCGGGGCCCCCAAGGACCCCGAGGACCACCCGGGTTCCGGCGACGCGAAGGATCGTCGCGGCGAACCGGACCGTGAGGCGGACGAGGCAGACGAGGCAGACGAGGCAGACGAGGCACCGCACACGTCCGCGACGCCAGGAGCATCCGAAGCGCCCCGAGCACCCAGAGCTTCTGAAGCGCCCGGTGCTCCCGCGACGTCCGTGGCGCCCGGAGCGGCGGACGCCTCCGCCGAGCCCGGCCCCGACGCCGACGGCAACGGCGACACCGGCACCGCGCCCGCGCCCGCGCCCGCGCCGAAAGCTGTCGCCGAGGGCCGCGGCACGCCTCCCGCACGAGCGGCCCGCAAGGAGACGGAATCCGAGCGGACCAGCGAGTTCGTCGCTCTGAAGCCGGACCTGCCGGCCGCGTCCGCGGCGGGCCCCGCGGCCCGGCGGCCCGCCCCTTCGTGGTCCGACGCGTGGTCCGCGAGTACGGCCGGCGAAGCGCCTGAGGAGTCCGAGCGCACCCGCGAGTTCGGCGCCCCGGCGAGCGCGGGCGACGATCGCACGATGGCCCTGGCCCGGCCGGCCGCACCCGCGGTCAACGCACCCGCGGTCAACGCACCCCCGGTCGCCGCACCCGCCGTCGCCGCACCCACGGACGCGTCGGGCCCCGGTGGCCCGGCGGGCCCGCCGCCCCCGCTCGACCTGCTCGCTCAGCTCACCAACACGCCGCCCAAGCCCGAGACGCCGGCCCGCACGGCGGCGCGCAGGGTCAAGATCTGGGGCACGCTTGTCGTGCTGCTCGCCATCGTGGTGGTGGCCGTCCAGGCACTGCGTCCGCTTCCGACGCCCACCCTGAAACTCACCGGCGCGTCGAACCACACCGCCGACGGGGGCGCCCTGTCGCTGCCGTGGCCGACCGAGGGCCAGGCCGTGGTCGACATCAACGGCCTCGGCCGGATGGGCTCGTACGGGGAGATGAAGCCGCTCCCCATCGGCAGCGTGGCCAAGGTGATGACCACGTACCTCGTCCTGCGCGACCACCCGCTGAAGCCGGGCGACAAGGGACCCCTGGTTCCGGTCGACCAGAAGGCACAGGACGACTACACCAACGGCGTCACGGAGAAGGAGTCGGTGGTCGAGGTCAAGACGGGCCAGCAGGTCTCCGAACTGGAGGCGCTCCAGGCCGTCATGCTGCCGTCGGCGAACAACGTGGCCCGCCTGCTGGCCCGTTGGGACGCCTCGACGGAGGAGGCCTTCATCAAGAAGATGAACGACACCGCCAAGTCGTTCGGGATGACCAACACCACGTACACGGATGCGAGCGGTCTCAAGGAGTCCACGGTGAGCACCGCCGAGGACCAGGTGACCCTGGCCAAGCGCGCCATGGCCGACCCCGTGTTCCGCCAGATCGCCAAGCTTCCGTCGTACACGTCCACGACCACGTCGGGCGGCTCCACCGTGGAGACGGCCAGGACCCAGCACAACTTCAACAAGCTCGTCCCGCTGTACGGGGTCGTCGGCATCAAGACGGGGTCCACGACGAAGGCGGGCGGCAATCTGCTGTTCGCCGCCGAGACGCCGGTCGGTGACACCAGGCAGCTGGTCGTCGGCGCCGTGTTCGGCCAGCACAAGCCAAGCATCATCGAGACGGCGACGGCTGCCAGCAAGAGTCTGATCCTGGCGGCGGACAAGGCGCTCAGGAACGAGACGGTGATCAAGAAGGGTGACGTGGTCGGCCAGGTGGAGGACGGCCTGGGCGACACGGTCCCCGTCGTGGCCGACAAGGACCTGGCCGTCCCAGTCTGGGCCGGCGCCTCCGTTGGGATCAAGCTAACGGACGGCGGCAAGAAGCTGCCGCACACAGCGAAGGCCGGCACGGTCGTCGGCACGCTGAGCGTGGGCGGCGGCATCGGCGAGGTGAACGTGCCGGTGTCGTTGAAGGGCGATCTGTCCGAGCCGTCGCTCGGGGCCAAGGTCACCCGGCTCAACTGA
- a CDS encoding DUF2000 family protein has translation MQRTYKTRTSPVRQSQSMTSDSMTPDSPPVRFDTKIAVLLRDDLETWQRLNVTAFLVSGLGTRLPETIGEPYADADGTPYLPLFRQPVLVFEGGKEVLRAAHTRALSRDVPRAVFTSDMFRTGNDADNRAAVRAVPGADLDLVGLAVYGPRNAVDKILKGARMHP, from the coding sequence ATGCAAAGAACGTACAAGACGCGGACCTCGCCGGTTCGGCAGTCTCAGTCCATGACATCGGACTCCATGACACCGGACAGCCCGCCCGTACGTTTCGACACCAAGATCGCGGTGCTGCTCCGCGACGACCTGGAGACATGGCAGCGCCTCAACGTGACGGCCTTCCTGGTCAGCGGCCTCGGCACGCGGCTGCCCGAGACGATCGGCGAGCCGTACGCCGATGCGGACGGTACCCCCTATCTGCCGCTGTTCCGCCAGCCGGTCCTCGTCTTCGAGGGGGGCAAGGAGGTGCTGCGGGCGGCCCACACCCGGGCCCTGAGCCGTGACGTTCCCCGTGCGGTGTTCACGAGCGACATGTTCCGCACCGGCAACGACGCGGACAACCGGGCGGCGGTCCGCGCCGTCCCCGGCGCGGACCTGGATCTGGTCGGGCTCGCCGTCTACGGGCCGCGCAACGCGGTCGACAAGATCCTCAAGGGGGCGCGCATGCACCCCTGA
- a CDS encoding LacI family DNA-binding transcriptional regulator → MKRPTMKDVARAAGVSPMTVSRAVSGEPGVSPDTAARVEQAVRQLGYQRNDNARNLRHKSLRTSTIGLVVDDLANPFYALMARSVEDEAHRRGFLVLVGSTNDEPRREREVIGAFTARQVDGLILVPTNGGHGFLKQPMEGGTCVVCVDRPAKGLAVDTVTVDNRAGAERAVGHLLGHGHTRIAYLGDRFDIWTQRERHAGYLDALGSHGIPEDAALVRHELRSQSDAAAALAELRALPAPPTALFTTNDLITMGVMDGLGGPDPVALVGFDDFPLADRLSPPLSVVSQDPVALGATAASLLFSRIEGDRSAPRSVVLLTRLVVRGSGPGGRTRG, encoded by the coding sequence GTGAAGCGCCCGACGATGAAGGACGTGGCCCGCGCGGCGGGAGTGAGTCCCATGACCGTCTCGCGTGCGGTCTCGGGCGAGCCGGGCGTCTCACCGGACACCGCCGCCCGAGTCGAGCAAGCCGTACGGCAGTTGGGCTACCAGCGCAACGACAACGCCCGCAACCTGCGGCACAAGAGCCTGCGCACCTCCACGATCGGGCTCGTCGTCGACGACCTGGCCAACCCGTTCTACGCGCTCATGGCCCGCTCCGTCGAGGACGAGGCGCATCGGCGCGGCTTCCTCGTACTGGTCGGCAGCACCAATGACGAGCCCCGGCGCGAACGCGAGGTCATAGGCGCCTTCACCGCCCGTCAGGTGGACGGCCTGATCCTCGTCCCCACCAACGGCGGACACGGTTTTCTCAAGCAGCCGATGGAGGGCGGCACCTGCGTCGTCTGCGTGGACCGGCCCGCCAAGGGGCTGGCCGTCGACACCGTGACCGTGGACAACCGTGCGGGGGCCGAGCGGGCCGTCGGCCACCTGCTCGGCCACGGGCACACCCGGATCGCGTACCTCGGTGACCGGTTCGACATCTGGACCCAGCGCGAACGCCACGCGGGCTACCTCGACGCCCTCGGCTCCCACGGCATACCCGAGGACGCCGCCCTCGTACGCCACGAACTGCGCTCCCAGTCCGACGCGGCGGCCGCCCTCGCCGAGCTGCGGGCGCTGCCCGCTCCCCCGACGGCGCTCTTCACCACCAACGACCTCATCACCATGGGGGTGATGGACGGACTCGGCGGTCCCGATCCCGTCGCCCTCGTCGGCTTCGACGACTTTCCGCTGGCCGACCGGCTCAGCCCGCCGCTGAGCGTCGTCAGCCAGGACCCGGTCGCGCTGGGCGCCACCGCCGCCAGCCTTCTGTTCTCCCGGATCGAGGGCGACCGCTCGGCTCCCCGCTCGGTGGTCCTGCTGACCCGGCTCGTCGTACGGGGCTCGGGACCGGGAGGGCGCACGCGCGGCTAA
- a CDS encoding DUF2165 domain-containing protein: MTSRFTFGARGAAGTRHESAGRLPALPLATALLTATVALYMALVAFGNMTDFDTNRQFVRHVLAMDTTFKDPDLMWRAITSHTLQDIAYVLIIAWETVAALVLVAGTAAWVAGLRGRAGFDRARWLSSAGLLMVLLLFGAGFLAVGGEWFAMWQSKSWNGLDAATRNVTVAGIVLVLVHVPGANSSAKQGD, translated from the coding sequence ATGACGTCCAGGTTCACGTTCGGCGCGCGCGGGGCGGCCGGCACACGGCACGAGAGCGCGGGCCGGCTGCCCGCGCTGCCGCTCGCCACGGCGCTGCTCACCGCGACCGTCGCGCTGTACATGGCGCTCGTCGCCTTCGGCAACATGACGGACTTCGACACCAACCGACAGTTCGTCCGTCATGTCCTGGCGATGGACACGACGTTCAAGGACCCGGATCTGATGTGGCGGGCCATCACCTCGCACACGCTGCAGGACATCGCGTACGTCCTGATCATCGCCTGGGAGACGGTGGCGGCCCTGGTCCTTGTGGCGGGGACGGCCGCGTGGGTGGCCGGGCTGCGCGGCCGGGCCGGGTTCGACCGGGCCCGGTGGCTGAGCAGCGCGGGGCTGCTGATGGTGCTGCTGTTGTTCGGGGCGGGTTTCCTGGCAGTGGGCGGCGAGTGGTTCGCGATGTGGCAGTCCAAGTCCTGGAACGGCCTCGATGCGGCCACCCGCAATGTCACGGTGGCGGGCATCGTTCTCGTGCTCGTCCATGTACCGGGCGCCAACTCGTCGGCGAAACAGGGAGATTGA
- a CDS encoding immunity 49 family protein, which produces MRIERHQVGAAALATAEADFAERIAGDVHRMRHEEHPASGWRALAGVFLDYLGARSLARPELGGKDARVALGSAAAAAVGALESTRFPGRPLDVFIAYAGAGVTYCGEFERVVEGEEGQEGEEGEEGQEGEEGEQGEVRGARSVRGRRIPTVRSYEWLDGLYLAVLAQAADRAADLFVDSAPPWRGNEGRADVALVHALMAYVFGREEGPAAVASPGPVRAIEKCALIDMVVATLGEGDDWPGHRAVLHTLRALAAGDEESFTRCLAAQLKQHRDRCAGRTAAPRSLLPLDAMALMALAHRRHGWPVRIESGYLPRAVVTGFAPPAPRVRAYGRDQRPDAVAELAAGPLAVERPLHALAGGSGHDPAPYDELAAHGMARFRDPAEDPKALARDLTSLMTDQRLRFLARAALDPDGTDPRQHEALLLGAQAGAGALRVARAERGTEVEVSIGATTRTVPAWRGSYRPNPHQWHQAVALALVVGARGPLADCVLIEPEFFAEGDQPSPGGAYCAALHDYLRGVDPEPAMDHALETAARMADGTFLAPPAVLLSQLVEGDRRGFALALADALEEHHEHFGVGSRGKDVEAAVDLDVLGLACHARRIGWTVPVRSPQLPGGLLR; this is translated from the coding sequence GTGCGGATCGAGCGTCATCAAGTCGGTGCGGCGGCGTTGGCCACCGCGGAGGCGGATTTCGCGGAGCGGATCGCGGGGGACGTGCACCGGATGCGGCACGAGGAGCATCCCGCGTCGGGCTGGCGGGCGCTGGCCGGTGTCTTCCTCGACTACCTCGGTGCGCGCTCCCTCGCACGGCCCGAGCTCGGCGGGAAGGACGCGCGGGTGGCGCTCGGCTCCGCGGCGGCCGCGGCCGTGGGCGCCCTGGAGTCGACCCGCTTTCCGGGCCGGCCGCTCGACGTGTTCATCGCCTATGCCGGGGCCGGGGTGACGTACTGCGGGGAGTTCGAGCGGGTCGTTGAGGGTGAAGAGGGCCAAGAAGGCGAAGAGGGTGAAGAGGGCCAAGAAGGCGAGGAGGGCGAACAGGGAGAGGTGCGGGGGGCGCGGTCCGTGCGGGGCCGGCGGATTCCCACGGTTCGCAGCTACGAGTGGCTGGACGGGCTCTACCTGGCCGTCCTGGCGCAGGCCGCGGACCGCGCTGCCGATCTCTTCGTCGATTCGGCGCCGCCGTGGCGCGGCAATGAGGGGCGAGCCGATGTGGCACTTGTGCACGCCCTGATGGCGTACGTCTTCGGGCGCGAGGAGGGACCGGCCGCTGTGGCCTCTCCAGGTCCTGTGCGGGCCATCGAGAAGTGCGCGCTGATCGACATGGTGGTCGCGACGCTCGGCGAGGGCGACGACTGGCCGGGCCACCGCGCCGTTCTCCATACCCTGCGTGCCCTGGCGGCGGGAGATGAAGAGAGCTTCACCCGGTGCCTGGCGGCGCAGCTCAAGCAGCACCGCGATCGCTGCGCGGGGCGGACCGCGGCGCCGCGCAGCCTGCTGCCCCTCGACGCCATGGCGCTCATGGCGCTGGCCCACCGCCGCCATGGCTGGCCCGTGCGCATCGAGTCCGGTTACCTGCCGCGGGCGGTGGTGACCGGGTTCGCGCCGCCCGCGCCCCGGGTGCGGGCCTACGGGCGTGACCAGCGGCCCGACGCCGTGGCCGAGCTCGCCGCCGGGCCCCTGGCCGTCGAGCGGCCGCTCCACGCGCTCGCAGGAGGGTCCGGGCACGACCCGGCCCCGTACGACGAGTTGGCGGCACACGGGATGGCGCGCTTCCGCGATCCGGCCGAAGACCCGAAGGCGCTCGCCAGGGACCTGACGTCGCTCATGACGGACCAGCGTCTGCGGTTCCTCGCGCGGGCGGCGCTCGATCCGGACGGTACGGATCCGCGCCAGCACGAGGCGCTGCTGCTCGGGGCCCAGGCGGGCGCGGGCGCGCTGCGCGTGGCACGGGCCGAACGCGGCACCGAGGTGGAGGTATCCATCGGCGCCACTACGCGCACCGTGCCGGCGTGGCGGGGTTCCTACCGTCCCAACCCGCACCAGTGGCACCAGGCGGTGGCCCTCGCGCTGGTCGTCGGTGCGCGCGGCCCCCTGGCGGACTGTGTGCTGATCGAGCCCGAGTTCTTCGCCGAGGGCGATCAGCCGTCGCCCGGCGGGGCGTACTGCGCGGCGCTCCACGACTATCTGCGGGGCGTCGACCCCGAGCCCGCGATGGACCACGCCCTGGAGACCGCGGCCCGTATGGCCGACGGCACCTTCCTCGCCCCGCCGGCCGTCCTGCTGTCCCAGCTCGTCGAGGGCGATCGCCGGGGTTTCGCGCTGGCGTTGGCCGACGCCCTGGAGGAACACCACGAGCACTTCGGGGTGGGGAGCCGCGGCAAGGACGTGGAAGCGGCCGTCGATCTGGACGTGCTGGGTCTGGCCTGTCACGCCCGCCGGATCGGCTGGACGGTGCCGGTCAGGTCGCCCCAGCTGCCCGGGGGGCTGCTCCGTTAG
- a CDS encoding toxin codes for MSMRELRKECEAGLADLPIPAPFSIPALVANMEEARGRTIVLHELPDRLARVNAACGLRLKSGGTSFVLYRRRPTAYQTQHVILHELCHEWFDHGTTLSAAQLRHLLPVFNTSLIKRVLTTDEPDRRADPAAAPVPDTTAAGDLPPAVTEAFRSGGPIQARAQYDTHDERIAEFGASLIPRLARDVTSDDMVGRLANSLSRPVAHRRRGFFRRS; via the coding sequence ATGTCCATGCGCGAGCTGCGGAAAGAATGCGAAGCCGGACTGGCGGATCTGCCCATCCCGGCCCCGTTCAGCATTCCGGCTCTCGTCGCCAACATGGAAGAGGCCCGCGGCCGCACCATCGTGCTGCACGAACTGCCCGACCGTCTGGCCCGCGTGAACGCCGCCTGCGGTCTGCGCCTCAAGTCGGGCGGCACCAGTTTCGTGCTCTACCGCCGGCGTCCGACGGCCTACCAGACCCAGCACGTGATCCTGCACGAGCTGTGCCACGAGTGGTTCGACCACGGCACGACCCTGAGCGCGGCCCAGCTGCGCCACCTGCTGCCCGTGTTCAACACTTCGCTGATCAAGCGTGTTCTCACCACCGACGAACCGGACCGGCGGGCCGATCCGGCCGCGGCCCCGGTGCCGGACACCACGGCGGCCGGCGACCTGCCCCCCGCCGTCACCGAGGCGTTCCGCTCCGGCGGCCCCATCCAGGCGCGGGCCCAGTACGACACGCACGACGAGCGCATCGCCGAATTCGGCGCGTCCCTCATCCCACGCCTGGCCCGCGACGTGACGAGCGACGACATGGTGGGCCGTCTCGCCAACTCCCTCTCCCGCCCGGTGGCCCACCGGCGCCGCGGGTTCTTCCGCCGCTCGTAG
- a CDS encoding sensor histidine kinase, translating into MRRLLPATERARLTALYGLLLLLAGCVLVAVIYVFVQYGLDNRIGSAFTGVVPGGRSSASPVAPPPADLVPSERAGKYARTQVVQVVAATTLNRLLTVSGIALAVFAVLSLFLAWWMAGRVLRPVGLITATARKLSGENLHQRIDLKGPPGELKQLADTFDQMLGRIEQLVGAQRRFAANAAHELRTPLAVQRAAAEIGLVDPDPERIRWIRDELLQVADSSEHLIESLLLLAASDQGLEHREPVALDESVSAVADEHRAEASERGIAVTTALEPVRVAGDPVLLTHLIRNLIGNALRYNHRGGTLHITLARADRTLRVTNTGPAVPPDAVADLFEPFRRLNERRHAPGEGAGLGLALVASIARAHGGGATAEANPGGGLTVTVRLP; encoded by the coding sequence ATCCGCCGCCTGCTCCCCGCCACCGAGCGGGCCCGCCTGACCGCCCTGTACGGCCTGCTTCTGCTGCTCGCCGGCTGCGTCCTGGTGGCCGTGATCTACGTGTTCGTCCAGTACGGTCTGGACAACCGGATCGGCAGCGCGTTCACGGGAGTGGTGCCAGGGGGCCGGAGTTCGGCGTCGCCCGTCGCGCCGCCGCCCGCCGACCTGGTGCCGTCCGAGCGGGCGGGCAAGTACGCGAGGACCCAGGTCGTCCAGGTCGTCGCGGCCACCACGCTCAACCGGCTGCTGACCGTGTCCGGCATCGCCCTCGCCGTCTTCGCCGTACTCTCGCTGTTCCTGGCCTGGTGGATGGCGGGCCGGGTGCTGCGTCCGGTCGGCCTCATCACCGCCACCGCGCGCAAGCTCTCCGGCGAGAACCTCCATCAGCGCATCGACCTCAAGGGTCCTCCGGGAGAGCTGAAACAACTCGCCGACACCTTCGATCAGATGCTGGGCCGGATCGAGCAACTCGTGGGTGCGCAACGCCGATTCGCGGCGAACGCGGCACACGAACTGCGCACACCGCTCGCCGTGCAGCGTGCCGCCGCCGAGATCGGCCTCGTCGACCCGGATCCCGAACGGATCCGGTGGATCCGCGACGAACTCCTCCAAGTGGCCGACTCCAGCGAGCACTTGATCGAGTCGCTCCTCCTGCTCGCCGCATCCGACCAGGGTCTCGAACATCGTGAACCGGTCGCGCTCGACGAGAGCGTCAGCGCCGTCGCCGACGAACACCGTGCCGAGGCGAGCGAGCGGGGCATCGCCGTCACGACGGCCCTGGAGCCCGTGAGGGTGGCGGGCGACCCGGTGCTGCTCACGCATCTGATCCGCAACCTGATCGGCAACGCGCTCCGCTACAACCACCGGGGCGGAACCCTCCACATCACCCTCGCCCGAGCCGACCGTACGCTCCGCGTCACCAACACCGGCCCCGCCGTGCCGCCCGACGCGGTGGCGGACCTCTTCGAACCGTTCCGCCGCCTCAACGAGCGCAGGCACGCACCCGGCGAGGGAGCCGGACTGGGGCTCGCGCTCGTCGCGTCCATCGCGCGGGCCCACGGCGGCGGGGCCACGGCCGAGGCGAACCCGGGCGGCGGTCTCACGGTGACCGTACGTCTGCCCTGA